The following is a genomic window from bacterium.
CGCCGAGGCCGCGCCGGGGGAGGCGAAGCGCACGCGGGCGAACTGGAGGGCGGCGATCCTCAAGCGGGCCTCCGCGCAGGCGGCCTCAACGCGCGGCGGGCCGGCCGAGGACGAGGCCCGCGCTGAAGAGAACCGCGTAGAGCAGCAGCAAACGCCCCGTGGCGGCCAAAACGCCGTTGAGCGGCGGCCCCTGCTCGGTCGCCAGACGGCGGGTCAGCCGCGCCGCCGAGGGGAGCGAGCCGAGCGTGAGCAGCGTCCACGCCGGCGCGGCGTCGGCGAGCACGAGCAGCGGCGGGACGAGGAAGGCGGCGAGGGCCAAGGCGCCGTACTCGACGACGCCCGCCGTCCGCCCGAGGACCACCGGGAGCGTCCTGCGCCCCGCGCGGCGGTCGGACTCGACGTCGCGCACGTTGTTGACGACGAGGATCATCGTGACCAGCGAGCCGACGGCGAGCGACGACCAGAGGGCGAGCGGCGGCAGCGCGCGCATCTGCGCCCAGACGGTGCCGCAGACGGCGGCGAAGCCGAAGAAGACCATCACGAAGAGGTCGGCGAGGCCGTGGTGGGCCAGCGGGAAGGGGCCGCCGGTGTAGGCGTAGCCGCAGACGATCGAGGCGACGCCGATCGCCAGGATCGGCCAGCCGCCGACGGCGATCAGGTGGACGCCGGCCAGCGCGGCGAGGGCGAAGGAGACGATCGCCGCCAGCTTGACCTCGCGCGGCGCGAGCAGCCCCGCCGCGGCGACGCGCGTCGGCCCGACGCGCCGCTCGTCGTCGGCGCCGCTCTCGAAGTCCTGCACGTCG
Proteins encoded in this region:
- a CDS encoding 1,4-dihydroxy-2-naphthoate polyprenyltransferase → MSERRPSKLAALVMGARPRTLPAAAAPVVVGAAVACHAGGFRAVTALAALFGGLMIQVGVNYANDVQDFESGADDERRVGPTRVAAAGLLAPREVKLAAIVSFALAALAGVHLIAVGGWPILAIGVASIVCGYAYTGGPFPLAHHGLADLFVMVFFGFAAVCGTVWAQMRALPPLALWSSLAVGSLVTMILVVNNVRDVESDRRAGRRTLPVVLGRTAGVVEYGALALAAFLVPPLLVLADAAPAWTLLTLGSLPSAARLTRRLATEQGPPLNGVLAATGRLLLLYAVLFSAGLVLGRPAAR